The Pueribacillus theae genome contains the following window.
TTCGTAAGGCGGACACGAGCATATTTCCGAAGGGCAGAGTTCGGCTTCTTCGGTGTCATTGTACCTACACGAGTACAAACGCCGCGCTTTTGCGGAGAATTCACTTCAGTCATCGTTTTCTTAAAACTATTATAGTTTTTGTTTAGTGCCGGAGAGTCAGACTTCTTGGATTTTGAAGTGCGGCCTTTACGGATTAATTGGTTAATTGTAGGCATCTTTTTTCCTCCTTTCTTTATGTTGTTATAAACTTTCATTCGCACGTGATCTCAAACCCACACATCCAGGTGGTTCATTGTTGGCGAAAAATAAAGATTGCAGCATCGGCCTTAGGCCGATGTGCAAACGGTTATTTCTTTATCGCAACAGCAGCAGCTCCAACTTCGATTTTGCATGCCTTTCCAAGCTTTTTCATCGAATCGACAATTGTAATTGGGACTTGCATCTCGGCCGCAAGTGATTTCAGTTTCCCAACCACTCGAACCTCTGCATCATCCGCTATAATCAATTCGCTCACTTCATTGTCTTGAAGAGCTTTCATAGCTTGCTTTGTACCAACAATGATGCTTTTTGCCTGTGTTACTTTTTCATAAGACACTGTTTCATCCTCCAAAGCACAGGTTTTGAACACACTTCGTAATAATATCACCTTGCAAGTTCGTTTGTCAATATGCAAGTTACTCTTGATTTATTAAGGCTTCTTCCTGTTCTTGAACATCAGAAAGCTGATTATTTTCTGCCTCGCTCTTTACTTTGATGCTCCGATATCTTGTCATTCCTGTTCCCGCTGGGACAAGTTTTCCTATAATGACGTTTTCTTTCAATCCGAGCAGTTCATCGCGTTTGCCTTTAATCGCTGCGTCAGTCAATACTCTAGTCGTTTCTTGGAATGACGCCGCAGACAAGAACGATTCCGTTTCAAGCGAAGCTTTTGTTATTCCGAGCAAAACAGGCCTTGCTGTTGCCGGGCGGCCGCCGGCTAAAAGGACATCTCTGTTCACATCTTTAAATGAATGGACGTCTAGCAATGCGCCCGGCAACACATCTGTATCTCCTGCATCGATGATGTGGACTTTGCGCATCATTTGGCGGACCATCACTTCTACGTGTTTGTCTCCGATTTCTACACCTTGCATGCGGTAAACTTTTTGAACTTCACGGAGCAAATACGATTGAACACCTTCAACGCCTGTTACGCGAATCAGTTCTTTCGGGTCAACAGAACCTTCAGTTAGTTCTTGCCCTGCAGTAACTTCATCCCCCACGGTGACTTTTAGACGCGCACCATAAGGAATTGCGTAATTGCGCGTTTCAATTTCGCCTTGAACGACAATCTCACGCTTATCTTTCACTTCATTGAAATCGATAACTTTCCCATCAATTTCACTAATGACCGCTTGGCCTTTCGGATTTCTCGCTTCAAAGAGCTCTTGGATCCTTGGCAAACCTTGCGTAATATCATCTCCGGCCACGCCGCCTGTATGGAATGTCCTCATTGTTAACTGGGTTCCAGGCTCTCCGATTGATTGCGCCGCTATGATTCCGACAGCTTCTCCGACTTCAACATCCGATCCTGTTGCCAAGTTCCGGCCGTAGCATTTCTTACATACACCGTGTCTCGATTCACAAGTAAATACTGAACGGATGTAAACTTTTTCGATGCCGGCATTTACGATTGCAGTCGCAATATCTTCTGTGATCAATTCGTCTTTCTTAACAAATACTTCTCCGGTCTCTGGGTGTTTCACTGTTCGAAACGCTGTACGTCCAACAAGGCGATCGTATAAGTTCTCAATCACTTCATTGCCTTCTTTTATTGCGGTAATCGGCAGGCCGCGATCTGTTCCGCAATCCGTTTCCCGAACGATGACATCTTGCGCCACGTCTACAAGGCGTCTCGTTAAATAGCCTGAGTCAGCCGTTTTAAGCGCAGTGTCCGCAAGACCTTTCCTGGCTCCATGCGTCGAAATAAAATACTCCAATACGGTCAGGCCTTCCCGGAAGCTGGACTTGATTGGAAGTTCAATAATCCGTCCCGACGGGTTAGCCATTAATCCACGCATACCCGCAAGCTGAGTAAAGTTTGAGGCGTTACCCCTCGCACCAGAATCACTCATCATGTAAATTGGATTAGACTTACCCAATGATTCCATTAGGCGATCTTGAATTGTATCTTTCGCGTTGCTCCAAATGGAAATGACGCGTTCATAGCGTTCCTCTTCAGTAATTAACCCGCGGCGGAACTGTTTTAATACTTTTTCTACTTTATTTTCCGCTTCATCTAAAATTTCTTGTTTTTCAGGGAGGACGACAACGTCTGCCACACCTACAGTAATCCCTGCCCGTGTCGAATATTTAAACCCAAGGTCTTTCATACGGTCAAGCATTTTGGACGTTTCTGTAATTTTAAACCGTTTAAAGA
Protein-coding sequences here:
- the rpsL gene encoding 30S ribosomal protein S12 — its product is MPTINQLIRKGRTSKSKKSDSPALNKNYNSFKKTMTEVNSPQKRGVCTRVGTMTPKKPNSALRKYARVRLTNGIEVTAYIPGIGHNLQEHSVVLIRGGRVKDLPGVRYHIVRGALDTAGVNNRMQGRSKYGTKKPKESK
- a CDS encoding 50S ribosomal protein L7ae-like protein, with amino-acid sequence MSYEKVTQAKSIIVGTKQAMKALQDNEVSELIIADDAEVRVVGKLKSLAAEMQVPITIVDSMKKLGKACKIEVGAAAVAIKK